Proteins encoded by one window of Halomonas chromatireducens:
- a CDS encoding phospholipase D family protein: MTIPEGRAGAWARRLPVCLVFALVWLLAGCAGSSVPREHGAAMTPDDIETTWLGQWAAQSAAPHDGQSGFALVSSGQDAFSLRVLLSEQADQRLDIQTYLMGDGLTTRVLLARLLDAAERGVKVRLLLDDIGAVGQGRRLAALDSHPNVQVRVYNPLALGRGYLTTRVLASIPRAGRQHRRMHNKLWLADGAVALVGGRNLGDEYYSASEPRNFSDLDMMVIGPVVEPLARSYSLYWNHGLAQPIGRYHRAEEGAWRELQASLGEWVGDNGDDAYFTGLRERYADTRQGPLVGRLHWGDGVALWDPPGKPAWPGRPAFQRTMAGELLAEVGEPSERLVVISAYFVPGRAGTQYLRSLADAGVEVAVFTNSLEATDVPVVHGAYQARRDSLLQSGIRLHELRAEREPGSEGEISVGGSASALHIKALGIDNDRVFVGSANADPRSVWWNTEVGVLAYSESLAAELQALADLGKSPVLSYRVDRGDDGQRYWQTEIGGESVWLISEPGGFWRHLGALISRLLPVDAWL; the protein is encoded by the coding sequence ATGACGATACCTGAAGGCCGAGCCGGCGCCTGGGCTCGAAGGCTGCCTGTCTGTCTGGTGTTTGCCCTGGTGTGGCTGCTGGCAGGTTGTGCCGGAAGTTCCGTCCCCCGTGAGCACGGCGCGGCGATGACGCCGGATGACATCGAAACGACCTGGCTGGGCCAGTGGGCCGCCCAGAGCGCCGCCCCGCATGATGGCCAGAGCGGCTTCGCCCTGGTATCCAGCGGACAGGACGCCTTCAGCCTGCGCGTCCTGCTCAGCGAGCAGGCCGATCAGCGGCTGGATATCCAGACCTACCTGATGGGGGATGGCCTGACCACCCGCGTGCTGCTCGCCCGACTGCTGGATGCCGCCGAGCGGGGGGTGAAAGTACGGCTGCTCCTCGACGATATCGGCGCGGTGGGGCAGGGGCGGCGCCTGGCCGCACTGGATAGCCACCCCAACGTCCAGGTGCGCGTCTATAACCCGCTCGCCCTGGGGCGGGGCTACCTGACGACCCGGGTGCTGGCCTCGATCCCCCGGGCAGGACGCCAGCATCGGCGCATGCACAACAAGCTGTGGCTCGCCGATGGTGCGGTGGCCCTGGTCGGCGGGCGCAACTTGGGCGACGAGTACTACAGCGCCAGTGAGCCGCGCAACTTCTCCGACCTGGACATGATGGTCATCGGCCCGGTGGTCGAGCCCCTCGCAAGAAGCTATTCCCTCTACTGGAACCACGGCCTGGCGCAGCCTATTGGCCGCTATCATCGCGCCGAGGAGGGGGCCTGGCGCGAGCTTCAGGCTTCCCTGGGAGAGTGGGTCGGCGACAATGGCGACGATGCCTACTTTACCGGGCTGCGGGAACGCTACGCTGATACGAGGCAGGGTCCGTTGGTTGGGAGGTTGCACTGGGGCGACGGGGTGGCGCTGTGGGATCCACCGGGCAAGCCCGCCTGGCCCGGCCGTCCCGCCTTTCAGCGCACCATGGCCGGGGAACTGCTCGCCGAAGTGGGTGAGCCGAGCGAACGACTGGTGGTGATCTCCGCCTACTTCGTGCCCGGCAGGGCCGGCACGCAATACCTGCGCTCGCTGGCCGATGCCGGGGTCGAGGTGGCGGTGTTCACCAACTCTCTGGAGGCCACCGATGTGCCCGTCGTTCACGGCGCCTATCAGGCTCGCCGTGACAGCCTGCTGCAGAGCGGTATCCGGCTCCATGAGCTGCGCGCCGAGCGGGAGCCCGGCAGCGAGGGGGAGATCAGCGTCGGGGGCTCGGCCTCCGCTCTGCACATCAAGGCCCTTGGTATCGACAACGACCGGGTGTTCGTGGGCTCGGCCAACGCCGACCCGCGCTCGGTGTGGTGGAATACCGAAGTGGGCGTACTGGCCTACAGCGAGAGTCTGGCCGCCGAGCTTCAGGCGCTGGCCGACCTGGGCAAGAGTCCGGTGCTCAGCTATCGGGTTGACCGGGGGGATGACGGGCAGCGCTATTGGCAGACTGAAATCGGCGGTGAGTCGGTATGGTTGATCAGCGAGCCAGGTGGCTTCTGGCGCCACCTGGGTGCTCTCATCAGCCGGCTGCTGCCTGTGGATGCCTGGCTTTAG
- the rapA gene encoding RNA polymerase-associated protein RapA, with the protein MSDFSPGQRWISDGEAELGLGTILSCDQRSVTVLFGASQETRTYSSRQAPLTRVAFDSGDRIQSSDGWQLLVEDSKEVDGLIVYIGEDAQGQLRELPEAKLADTMQFDQARDRLLTGQVDRNDWFDLRFRTLHHFNRIEQNPALGMSGPRIDLIPHQLYIADEVSRRHAPRVLLADEVGLGKTIEAGLILHRLLLTGRAERALILVPPSLTHQWLVELLRRFALDVTLLDEQQSLAQAESNPFESGQLVLASQDWLFANPHRQAQAEACSWDLLIVDEAHHLDWSAERVGPGYACVDRLASTVPGVLLLTATPEQMGLESHFARLRLLDPDRYHSLERFRDEEQHYVEVARAIDALERLPAGDGSDGENRGRVAAVIEEPDSLALLATLTNPESDAHQQESARNQLRDQLLDRHGTGRVMFRNSRRHVGGFPERRLHLATLAPPSPYRRAFRKLERDEDYLDELLIETGLDHPDVLIYPDAMYRALTEDPLNAEPWWQFDNRVTWLMERLSDDGEHGFAGDKVLVIAHGRETAEELAEALRVLGGIHAPVFHEGLSLVERDRAAADFADEEEGSQLLVCSEIGSEGRNFQFCRHLVMFDLPQHPDLLEQRIGRLDRIGQRHAIEIHVPLFEGSPAERLLRWYRDGMDAFLAPHGVGNELFDAFGDALSEALLDDEALEEVIAETRMLFLSRLAERDAGRNRLLELNACRPARAEAVASAIRELDDDAALPRYLDQAMDVFGVDSQELGNGLLHLQPGQHMLDGLPGLAKGEEGFTATLSRSRALARDDVQRLSWEHPLLREMMGRIIDGTMGNTALSLLKHPAIPAGRLMVELVFRTHCPAPRQLHVNRFLPPTAVRVLLDESGAVLTDKVSFTGLSKNLQKVKKAMARDLIRSRHDQLRGLLAQGESEAERELPSIIEAAQTRMRSELDSDLARLEALARLNPAVREEELDAMRRERRALDTSIDGARLRLDAVRVIVTVDQDSR; encoded by the coding sequence ATGAGCGATTTTTCACCCGGCCAACGCTGGATCAGTGACGGCGAGGCCGAGCTGGGTCTGGGCACCATTCTCAGTTGCGACCAGCGCAGCGTCACCGTGCTGTTCGGCGCCAGCCAGGAAACCCGCACCTATAGCAGTCGACAGGCACCCCTGACGCGAGTTGCCTTCGACAGCGGCGATCGCATCCAATCTTCCGACGGCTGGCAGCTGCTGGTCGAGGACAGCAAGGAGGTCGACGGGCTGATCGTCTATATCGGTGAGGATGCCCAGGGCCAGCTGCGAGAACTGCCCGAAGCCAAGCTTGCCGATACCATGCAGTTCGATCAGGCTCGCGATCGCCTGCTGACCGGCCAGGTGGACCGCAACGACTGGTTCGACCTGCGCTTTCGCACGCTCCACCACTTCAACCGTATCGAGCAGAATCCCGCACTGGGCATGTCCGGCCCCCGTATCGACCTGATCCCGCACCAGCTCTATATTGCCGACGAGGTCTCCCGCCGGCATGCCCCTCGGGTGCTGCTCGCCGATGAGGTGGGCCTGGGCAAGACCATCGAGGCGGGCCTGATCCTGCACCGGCTGCTGCTGACCGGCCGCGCCGAACGGGCACTGATCCTGGTGCCGCCGAGCCTGACCCACCAGTGGCTGGTGGAACTGCTGCGCCGCTTCGCCCTGGACGTGACCCTGCTCGACGAGCAGCAGAGCCTGGCCCAGGCCGAGTCCAACCCCTTCGAGTCCGGCCAGCTGGTGCTCGCCAGCCAGGATTGGCTGTTCGCCAACCCGCATCGCCAGGCCCAGGCCGAGGCCTGCAGCTGGGACCTGCTGATCGTCGACGAAGCCCATCACCTGGACTGGAGCGCCGAGAGGGTCGGCCCTGGCTACGCCTGCGTGGATCGCCTCGCCTCGACGGTACCCGGCGTGTTGCTGCTGACCGCGACACCGGAGCAAATGGGGCTGGAGAGCCACTTCGCCCGCCTGCGCCTGCTCGACCCGGACCGCTACCACAGTCTCGAGCGCTTCCGCGACGAGGAGCAGCACTATGTGGAGGTGGCCCGGGCCATCGATGCCCTGGAGCGCCTGCCTGCAGGCGACGGCAGCGACGGGGAGAATCGCGGGCGGGTTGCGGCGGTGATTGAGGAGCCCGACAGCCTGGCCCTGCTGGCCACCCTGACCAACCCCGAGAGCGACGCACACCAGCAGGAGAGCGCTCGCAATCAGCTGCGCGACCAGCTGCTGGACCGCCACGGCACCGGCCGGGTGATGTTCCGCAACAGCCGCCGTCACGTCGGCGGCTTCCCCGAGCGCCGCCTGCACCTGGCGACCCTGGCCCCGCCTTCCCCCTACCGGCGCGCCTTCCGCAAGCTCGAGCGCGACGAGGACTACCTCGACGAGCTGCTGATCGAGACCGGACTCGATCATCCAGATGTGTTGATCTACCCGGACGCCATGTATCGCGCCCTGACCGAGGATCCGCTCAACGCCGAGCCCTGGTGGCAATTCGACAACCGGGTAACGTGGCTGATGGAGCGGCTGAGCGATGACGGCGAGCACGGCTTCGCTGGCGACAAGGTGCTGGTGATCGCCCACGGCCGCGAAACGGCCGAGGAGCTTGCCGAGGCACTGCGGGTGCTGGGTGGCATCCATGCCCCGGTCTTCCATGAAGGCCTGAGCCTGGTGGAGCGGGACCGTGCCGCCGCTGACTTTGCCGACGAGGAGGAGGGCAGCCAGCTGCTGGTCTGCTCGGAGATCGGCTCGGAGGGGCGCAACTTTCAGTTCTGTCGCCACCTGGTGATGTTCGACCTCCCCCAGCATCCCGACCTGCTCGAGCAGCGCATCGGCCGCCTGGATCGCATTGGCCAGCGCCACGCCATCGAGATCCATGTGCCGCTGTTCGAGGGCAGTCCCGCCGAGCGACTGCTGCGCTGGTACCGGGACGGCATGGATGCCTTCCTGGCACCCCACGGTGTGGGCAACGAACTCTTCGATGCCTTCGGCGACGCTCTCTCCGAGGCCCTGCTCGACGATGAGGCGCTGGAAGAGGTCATTGCCGAAACCCGCATGCTCTTCCTCAGCCGCCTGGCCGAGCGTGATGCCGGACGCAACCGGCTGCTGGAACTCAATGCCTGCCGTCCGGCACGCGCCGAGGCGGTGGCCAGTGCCATCCGCGAGCTGGACGACGATGCCGCACTGCCCCGTTACCTGGATCAGGCCATGGATGTCTTTGGCGTCGACAGCCAAGAGCTTGGCAACGGCCTGCTGCACTTGCAGCCAGGCCAGCACATGCTTGATGGCCTCCCGGGCCTGGCCAAGGGCGAAGAGGGTTTTACGGCAACCCTCTCCCGGTCCCGCGCCCTGGCCCGCGACGATGTTCAGCGGCTCTCCTGGGAGCACCCGCTGCTGCGCGAGATGATGGGACGGATCATCGATGGCACCATGGGCAATACCGCCCTGTCTTTGCTAAAGCATCCGGCGATTCCCGCTGGGCGACTGATGGTGGAGCTGGTCTTCCGCACTCACTGTCCAGCACCGAGGCAGCTGCATGTGAACCGCTTCCTGCCGCCCACCGCCGTGCGGGTACTGCTCGACGAATCCGGCGCCGTACTCACCGACAAGGTCTCCTTCACGGGGCTGTCGAAGAACCTGCAGAAGGTCAAGAAGGCGATGGCAAGGGATTTGATCCGCAGCCGTCACGATCAGCTGCGTGGGCTGCTCGCCCAGGGCGAGTCGGAAGCCGAACGGGAACTGCCGAGCATCATCGAAGCGGCCCAGACCCGCATGCGCAGCGAGCTGGATAGCGACCTCGCCCGCCTGGAGGCCCTGGCCCGGCTCAACCCAGCCGTGCGCGAGGAGGAACTCGACGCCATGCGGCGCGAACGCCGTGCGCTGGACACGTCCATTGATGGAGCCCGGCTACGGCTTGACGCCGTGCGGGTAATCGTCACGGTGGACCAGGATAGCCGCTGA
- a CDS encoding TlpA disulfide reductase family protein, producing MDAFALGPVLISVPRLYAIGCALLLLLAAWLLLGLTTGTRVRWFNGLILAWLVGARLGYVAMNLDAYAAAPLDVLKLWQPGFHGIWGLLAALIWTAWSLREHLLSMIGAMALAIGTSALWLVLVTLAPLGGDMGIRELPHVTLENLDGEPVNLQSLRGERVVVNLWATWCPPCLREMPLLAEADTREGVTVVVINQGEELLQVVRYLDEQALAFRYPLLDPGQVMMRTMESPGLPTTVLFNPEGRAVERHVGELSRAQLDNWLSRH from the coding sequence ATGGATGCCTTTGCCCTGGGCCCCGTGCTGATTTCCGTACCCCGACTCTATGCCATCGGCTGCGCCTTGCTGTTGCTGCTGGCCGCCTGGCTGCTGCTGGGGCTAACAACCGGCACCCGGGTTCGCTGGTTCAACGGCCTGATACTGGCCTGGCTGGTGGGCGCTCGACTGGGGTACGTGGCAATGAACCTGGACGCCTACGCCGCCGCCCCGCTGGACGTGCTGAAGCTCTGGCAACCCGGCTTCCACGGTATCTGGGGGCTGCTGGCGGCGTTGATCTGGACCGCCTGGTCGCTGCGCGAACACCTGTTGTCGATGATCGGCGCCATGGCTCTTGCTATCGGCACCTCGGCCCTGTGGCTGGTGCTGGTCACCCTGGCACCGCTGGGCGGCGACATGGGGATACGCGAACTGCCCCATGTCACCCTGGAGAACCTCGACGGCGAGCCGGTCAATCTGCAGTCACTGCGCGGTGAGCGGGTCGTGGTCAACCTGTGGGCCACCTGGTGCCCGCCCTGCCTGCGCGAGATGCCGCTACTGGCCGAGGCCGACACCCGGGAGGGTGTCACGGTGGTGGTGATCAATCAGGGTGAGGAATTGCTGCAGGTGGTACGCTATCTCGACGAGCAGGCGCTGGCCTTTCGCTACCCGCTGCTCGACCCCGGCCAGGTAATGATGAGAACCATGGAGTCACCCGGCCTGCCAACCACAGTGCTGTTCAACCCCGAGGGTCGCGCCGTGGAGCGTCATGTAGGCGAGCTCTCCCGCGCCCAGCTCGACAACTGGCTGAGCCGGCACTGA
- a CDS encoding SLC13 family permease yields MTEPRNEEIVSEARPEMLKRLWLALSLLSGPLLALGLVWMAPPAGMSPAAWQVMALTLWMALWWVTEPVPIAVTALLPVAVLPLMGTSPIAEVAAPYANPLIFLFLGGFLLAEGIQRWGLHRRIALVVLKVSGHRPHQLVAGFMMATAGLSMWVSNTATAALMVPIGLSVLGLLERQGGVGASRNMALTLLLGIALAANIGGMGTLIGTPPNALLAGFMADNYGIEIGFAQWMLLAVPPAMLLLALAWWILTRLVYPLPRDVVPGVEQMLQEQAEDLGRMTRPERRVAVIFALVALAWVSRPLLQNLLPGLELTDAGIAVIGAILLFVTPARWKVRQFLLDWDSARHLPWGVLILVGGGLSLGTAIETSGLAATVAEGLAAFGGWPQWTLVGMVVVVVMLMSHVTSNTATAAAILPLTAALTVSLGASPLLLAVPVAMAASCAFMLPVATPPNAVVFGSGRLSVMEMVRAGALVSLAAVLIITMVLFALAMPVLGFGWASAG; encoded by the coding sequence GTGACTGAACCGCGCAATGAGGAAATCGTCAGCGAGGCCCGACCTGAGATGCTGAAGCGGCTATGGTTGGCACTGTCACTGCTTTCGGGGCCGCTGTTGGCCCTGGGGCTGGTCTGGATGGCACCGCCGGCAGGCATGTCGCCGGCGGCATGGCAGGTCATGGCACTTACCCTCTGGATGGCCCTCTGGTGGGTGACCGAGCCGGTACCCATCGCCGTGACGGCGCTGCTGCCAGTGGCGGTACTGCCATTGATGGGGACATCACCCATTGCCGAGGTTGCCGCTCCTTATGCCAACCCCTTGATTTTCCTGTTTCTTGGTGGCTTCCTGCTGGCCGAGGGGATCCAGCGCTGGGGCCTGCACCGTCGCATTGCCCTGGTGGTATTGAAAGTTTCCGGGCACCGCCCTCACCAGCTGGTGGCGGGCTTCATGATGGCTACGGCCGGCTTGAGCATGTGGGTGAGCAACACCGCCACGGCAGCACTGATGGTGCCGATCGGCCTGTCGGTGTTGGGGCTGCTGGAGCGTCAGGGTGGCGTCGGCGCCAGTCGCAACATGGCGCTGACCCTTCTGCTGGGTATCGCCCTGGCCGCCAATATCGGCGGTATGGGCACTCTGATTGGCACCCCGCCCAATGCGCTGTTGGCCGGCTTCATGGCCGACAACTACGGGATCGAGATCGGCTTCGCCCAGTGGATGCTGCTGGCGGTACCGCCTGCGATGCTGCTGCTGGCACTGGCCTGGTGGATATTGACCCGTCTGGTGTACCCGTTGCCGCGCGACGTCGTGCCGGGTGTCGAGCAGATGCTGCAGGAACAGGCTGAGGACCTGGGTCGCATGACCCGGCCTGAGCGGCGTGTCGCCGTCATTTTTGCCCTGGTGGCACTGGCCTGGGTATCGCGACCGCTGCTGCAGAATCTGCTGCCTGGGCTGGAACTCACCGATGCGGGGATAGCCGTGATCGGTGCAATCCTGCTCTTCGTGACACCCGCCCGCTGGAAGGTACGCCAGTTCCTGCTCGACTGGGACAGTGCCCGTCACCTGCCCTGGGGCGTGCTGATTCTGGTGGGTGGCGGGCTCAGCCTCGGTACCGCCATAGAAACCAGCGGACTGGCCGCGACAGTGGCCGAGGGCCTTGCCGCGTTCGGCGGCTGGCCGCAGTGGACCCTGGTGGGCATGGTCGTGGTGGTGGTCATGCTGATGAGCCATGTCACCAGCAATACCGCCACTGCCGCCGCCATCCTGCCGTTGACCGCGGCGCTGACCGTCAGCCTTGGGGCGAGCCCGCTGCTGCTCGCGGTGCCGGTGGCCATGGCGGCAAGCTGCGCCTTCATGCTTCCCGTGGCAACACCACCCAATGCCGTGGTCTTCGGCAGCGGCAGGTTGAGTGTGATGGAGATGGTGCGTGCCGGGGCCTTGGTCAGTCTGGCAGCCGTGCTCATCATCACCATGGTGCTCTTTGCCCTGGCCATGCCGGTGCTGGGCTTCGGCTGGGCTAGCGCCGGGTAA
- a CDS encoding NAD(P)/FAD-dependent oxidoreductase produces MSSPTRPTAAIIGAGIAGLACARVLDEAGWRVTLFEKSRGPGGRMTSRSLAAATVDIGAQFFSVRHEAFRREAETWLKAGLIAPWPWKLWRVTNDSWHYRHDGRERYAGKPRMSAVTRHLSRGLALEVSCRIVSLARDNGRWTLQDQARQHHGPFDHVVITAPSPQAQGLVAPHDSRLAEACEGVIQRPCWAAWACFDQPLATAPGVSPDWQAVMFSDGPLRFVARNDHKPGREQQGESLTLLARLEWSEAHLEMHETSVANSLLTAFRKTLPDTTALPAITAIGGHRWRYAQPDVFAAGEAINRDYRLSANGLALCGDGWRGPRVEDAWLSGHHLGHALAASD; encoded by the coding sequence ATGTCATCACCGACACGCCCCACAGCCGCCATCATCGGCGCAGGTATCGCCGGCCTGGCCTGTGCGCGCGTCCTCGACGAAGCCGGCTGGCGGGTCACCCTGTTCGAGAAATCCCGCGGCCCCGGCGGTCGCATGACCAGCCGGAGCCTCGCTGCCGCCACGGTGGATATCGGCGCGCAGTTCTTCAGCGTCAGACACGAGGCCTTTCGCCGTGAAGCCGAAACCTGGCTGAAGGCCGGCCTGATAGCGCCCTGGCCTTGGAAACTTTGGCGGGTCACGAACGATAGCTGGCACTACCGTCATGATGGCAGAGAACGCTACGCAGGCAAGCCACGCATGAGCGCGGTAACGCGCCATCTTTCCCGGGGACTGGCCCTGGAGGTGAGCTGTCGTATCGTCTCGCTGGCAAGAGACAATGGCCGGTGGACGCTTCAGGATCAGGCCCGGCAGCACCATGGTCCCTTCGACCATGTCGTGATCACGGCGCCTTCGCCCCAGGCCCAGGGACTGGTGGCGCCGCATGACTCCCGGCTGGCGGAGGCATGCGAGGGCGTCATCCAGCGCCCCTGCTGGGCGGCATGGGCCTGCTTCGACCAGCCGCTGGCCACGGCGCCGGGGGTTTCCCCCGACTGGCAGGCCGTGATGTTTTCCGACGGCCCGCTGCGCTTCGTCGCCCGCAACGACCACAAACCCGGCCGTGAGCAGCAGGGTGAAAGCCTCACCCTGCTGGCCCGGCTGGAGTGGAGCGAAGCGCACCTGGAAATGCATGAAACCAGCGTGGCAAACAGTCTGCTGACCGCCTTTCGCAAGACCTTGCCGGATACGACTGCACTGCCCGCCATCACGGCGATCGGCGGCCACCGTTGGCGTTACGCCCAACCCGACGTCTTCGCCGCTGGCGAGGCTATCAATCGGGACTATCGGCTCTCGGCCAACGGCCTTGCGCTTTGCGGCGACGGCTGGCGTGGGCCACGGGTGGAGGATGCCTGGCTCTCCGGCCATCACCTGGGGCATGCCCTGGCGGCTAGCGACTGA
- a CDS encoding TIGR01777 family oxidoreductase gives MRVLMTGGSGFVGQRLCQRLKEAGHRLQVVSRDPNDAKGQLPAGTDVRRSVLDFVDAPPDAIVNLAGEPIAARRWSDNQKKRLIDSRVNITRDLVILCEQLKQSGGQAPRVMVSGSAMGYYGDQGDREVTEETPPHDEFAHRLCKRWEDTAREAADFGTRVALLRTGLVLDLGGGSLQKMLPPFKLGLGGRFGDGKQFMPWIHREDLVRIILFLLEHGEMEGPFNGSAPKPVTNAEFPRPLAGQLHRPAALPVPAIALETAFGEMARLLLTGADMRPRRLLDAGFEFRYPTLEEALAEILGRR, from the coding sequence ATGCGTGTGCTGATGACGGGTGGCAGTGGCTTTGTGGGGCAGCGCCTCTGCCAGCGCCTCAAGGAGGCGGGGCATCGCCTGCAGGTGGTCTCGAGAGACCCCAATGATGCAAAGGGGCAGCTTCCGGCGGGCACCGATGTTCGTCGCTCCGTGCTGGACTTCGTTGACGCGCCACCGGACGCCATCGTCAACCTGGCCGGTGAGCCGATAGCGGCGCGACGCTGGAGCGACAACCAGAAGAAGCGGCTGATCGACTCCCGAGTCAATATCACCCGTGACCTGGTGATTCTCTGTGAGCAGCTCAAGCAGTCGGGGGGACAGGCACCGCGTGTGATGGTGTCGGGCTCGGCCATGGGATACTACGGCGACCAGGGCGACCGCGAGGTCACCGAAGAGACGCCGCCCCATGATGAGTTCGCCCACCGCCTCTGCAAGCGCTGGGAGGACACCGCCCGGGAGGCGGCGGACTTCGGTACCCGGGTTGCCTTGCTGCGTACCGGGCTGGTGCTGGACCTTGGAGGCGGCAGCCTGCAGAAGATGCTGCCGCCCTTCAAGCTTGGGCTGGGGGGGCGCTTCGGCGACGGCAAGCAGTTCATGCCCTGGATCCATCGCGAGGACCTGGTGCGCATCATCCTGTTCCTGCTGGAGCACGGCGAGATGGAAGGTCCCTTCAACGGCAGCGCCCCCAAGCCGGTGACCAACGCTGAATTCCCCCGGCCCTTGGCAGGTCAGCTCCATCGTCCCGCCGCGCTACCGGTACCCGCCATCGCCCTGGAGACCGCCTTCGGCGAGATGGCGCGGCTGCTGCTGACCGGTGCCGACATGCGTCCCCGGCGGCTGCTCGACGCGGGCTTCGAGTTTCGCTACCCCACCCTGGAAGAGGCGCTGGCGGAGATCCTGGGCAGGCGCTGA
- a CDS encoding MerR family transcriptional regulator — MTDKATHPADTPLYPIREVSRITGVNSVTLRAWERRYGLIRPQRTPKGHRLYAREDIERVEQILQWLSRGVPVSQVKELLDQPEAPPLSEPASGDWPSQRRQLVAAVEALDMAQLERLFNQSLALYPVTTSLEELWQPTIRELEEHWDDQLGARLQRVNLETFLRTLIGTRLFHANQVVKGPVVLMCALPDDPGPLWLLLAALAGSDAGYRIQLLDGSVPFGELPLAVERLKASALMLVSGRAERPDLIRRQLPRLAEQLDVPLGLCGPVARIRGNDLVDTHVELLGDDLPLALARLRSLLHNA; from the coding sequence ATGACCGACAAGGCAACCCACCCGGCCGACACGCCGCTCTATCCGATCCGCGAAGTGTCGCGCATAACCGGTGTCAATTCGGTCACCCTGCGCGCCTGGGAGCGTCGTTATGGGCTGATCCGCCCTCAGCGTACCCCCAAGGGTCACCGCCTCTATGCACGCGAAGACATCGAGCGTGTCGAGCAGATCCTGCAGTGGTTGAGCCGCGGCGTGCCGGTCAGCCAGGTCAAGGAACTACTCGACCAGCCCGAAGCGCCCCCCCTCTCCGAGCCCGCCTCCGGGGACTGGCCGAGCCAGCGTCGCCAGTTGGTCGCCGCCGTGGAGGCACTGGACATGGCGCAGCTGGAGCGCCTGTTCAACCAGAGTCTGGCGCTTTACCCGGTGACCACCAGCCTGGAAGAACTTTGGCAACCCACCATACGCGAGCTGGAAGAGCATTGGGACGACCAGCTCGGCGCCAGGCTGCAACGGGTCAACCTGGAAACCTTCCTGCGCACGCTGATCGGCACCCGGCTCTTTCATGCCAATCAGGTCGTCAAGGGGCCGGTTGTACTGATGTGCGCGCTGCCCGATGACCCAGGCCCGCTCTGGCTGCTGCTGGCAGCCCTGGCCGGCAGCGATGCCGGCTATCGTATCCAACTGCTCGACGGCTCCGTGCCTTTCGGTGAACTGCCGCTGGCGGTGGAGCGCCTGAAGGCCTCGGCACTGATGCTGGTCAGCGGCCGTGCCGAGCGCCCTGACCTGATTCGCCGGCAGCTTCCACGCCTCGCCGAGCAGCTCGATGTTCCCCTGGGCCTCTGCGGGCCGGTAGCGCGCATACGCGGCAACGACCTCGTCGATACCCATGTGGAGCTGCTGGGAGATGACCTCCCCCTGGCGCTGGCGAGGCTACGCTCCCTGCTTCACAACGCCTGA